One window from the genome of Candidatus Aminicenantes bacterium encodes:
- a CDS encoding indole-3-glycerol-phosphate synthase: MPEMENLLKTICNRILDEEGHLFDLFDPDEFNPAKRRPPRPVPAGPGSEFLFICEIKRASPVKGRLCANFEPGKLARQYERAGAGAISVITEKNFFRGSVEHLLPVRRQTNLPLLRKDFLIHPQQVYSSYNLGADFILLIAACLGDDQLKEMVAAARLLNLSVMIEIHPASELERVLSVNPDLLAINNRNLDDFSVDSRHSLAIKPLVPEEIPVISASGINSAAQIRELKAAGFAGALIGEHLVRSSEPEKTLRRLIHD; encoded by the coding sequence ATGCCTGAAATGGAAAACCTGCTCAAAACCATTTGCAACCGTATCCTTGATGAAGAAGGTCATCTTTTCGACCTCTTTGACCCGGACGAGTTCAATCCGGCAAAGCGCCGGCCGCCCAGGCCGGTACCGGCCGGGCCCGGTTCAGAATTCCTGTTCATTTGCGAAATCAAGCGCGCGTCGCCAGTGAAAGGCAGACTGTGCGCCAACTTTGAACCGGGAAAGCTGGCTCGTCAATACGAGCGTGCCGGGGCCGGAGCGATCTCGGTCATCACGGAAAAAAACTTTTTTCGTGGTTCGGTTGAGCACCTGCTGCCGGTTCGCCGACAGACCAACCTGCCACTGTTGCGCAAGGATTTCCTGATCCATCCCCAACAGGTTTACTCATCCTACAACCTCGGCGCCGACTTCATCCTTTTAATAGCCGCCTGCCTGGGTGATGATCAGTTAAAGGAAATGGTCGCGGCTGCCCGGCTCCTCAACCTGTCCGTGATGATCGAAATCCACCCGGCTTCGGAATTGGAACGCGTGCTGTCCGTCAATCCTGATTTGTTGGCGATCAACAACCGCAATTTAGACGACTTCTCGGTGGATTCGCGTCATTCCCTCGCCATCAAGCCCCTGGTTCCTGAAGAAATCCCGGTTATCAGCGCCTCGGGGATCAATTCCGCCGCACAGATTCGTGAACTGAAAGCGGCGGGATTTGCGGGCGCCCTGATCGGAGAACACCTTGTGCGCAGTTCCGAGCCCGAAAAAACCTTGAGGCGATTGATCCATGACTAA
- a CDS encoding phosphoribosylanthranilate isomerase, giving the protein MTKIKVCGLTRAEDVALAVELGADFIGFIFCPDSPRCIHPQNVAALLQAIPAPNVCRVGVFVDQNPETVREIANLCRLDLVQLHGRETPLYCRELGLPHWKALRPRSPGELSLLSQYPDQVILLDTWHPRQKGGTGRPPDTAILQAALKSGRRIVIAGGVGTANLPQLLNMSPWALDVNSALEHYPGVKDHEAMQGFFRMRREHSQSTKRQHETKKN; this is encoded by the coding sequence ATGACTAAAATCAAAGTCTGCGGCCTCACCCGCGCGGAAGATGTCGCCCTTGCCGTTGAACTGGGAGCGGATTTCATCGGGTTCATTTTCTGCCCGGACTCGCCGCGTTGCATCCATCCCCAAAATGTCGCCGCGCTGCTTCAGGCGATTCCTGCGCCCAATGTCTGCCGCGTCGGCGTTTTCGTTGACCAAAACCCCGAAACCGTCCGGGAAATCGCAAACCTTTGCCGTCTCGACCTGGTGCAGTTGCATGGCCGGGAAACACCGCTGTACTGTCGCGAACTCGGACTGCCGCACTGGAAAGCCCTGCGCCCGAGAAGCCCGGGCGAGCTTTCGCTCCTCTCTCAATACCCCGACCAGGTCATCCTGTTGGACACCTGGCACCCGAGGCAAAAGGGTGGCACCGGCCGCCCCCCGGACACGGCAATTCTGCAAGCAGCCCTCAAAAGCGGCAGGCGGATCGTAATCGCCGGTGGGGTGGGAACCGCGAACCTGCCTCAGCTGCTGAACATGAGTCCCTGGGCCCTGGATGTCAACAGCGCGTTGGAACACTATCCCGGAGTAAAGGATCACGAAGCCATGCAGGGTTTTTTCCGCATGCGGCGGGAGCATTCCCAAAGCACAAAGAGGCAACATGAAACCAAAAAAAATTAA